The following is a genomic window from Fusobacterium perfoetens.
TGATGCATTTTTTTAAATTAACAAATTTATTTAATTTTTTTATTTTTGACTTGACATTTAATAGTTAGTCTTAAATTAATATTTTTTAGTAATCTTAGCAATATAAAAATTATCCACAATCTCCTCTTGATAGTTGATTAAAAATCCACCAACCTCATCATACTCACCTTGGACATTTTCAGGTATCTGAACTTTTACACTTTCAAAATTAGGGTGGTTAGCTAAAAACTTCGCCACATTTTTGGTATTCTCCTCTTTTGTAATGGTGCAAGTGCTATATACAAGCTCTCCACCAACTTTTAAATTATTACTAGCTGACTCCAAAATCTCATATTGTAAAGTTGCCAACTCCTCTACATTGTCAAAATTTTTATTATAAAGTGCCTCAGGTTTCTTTCTTATAACTCCATAACCACTACAAGGGGCGTCAACCAAAATTTTATCAAACTGTTTCCCTTGCTCTTTTATCTTTCTAGCGTCAAGTTTCACAGCACGGATAATATCAATCCCCATTTTCTTAGCATTTTCTTCAATAAGTTTTATCTTATGTGGGTAGATGTCAAGGGATAATACCTCCCCCTTATTTTTCATAAACTCTCCTATAAGTACACTTTTACTTCCAGGAGCAGAGCAAGAATCAAGAACTGATTCTCCACATTGTGGATTTAAATTTTTGACAGCTAAGTATGATGCACCGTCTTGTGCAATGATTTTCCCCTCTTTAAACTCCTCTGAATAGATAACAACTCCAGAATTAATATAGTAAACTGTATCTACTTTTTTAATAATCTTGATATTTCTTTCACTTAGATATTTTTCAAATTCATCACAAGAATATTTCAAAGTATTAACTCTCACTGCCATATAAGGGATTTTCTTAAGAGAAATCAAAACTTTTTCCAAATCCTCTGGATAATCCTCGTTTATCTTTTCAACAAACCATTTTGGATAAGAGTAGATAATATCAAATCTTTTATTATCTCTCAAATCTTTTATTATCTCATCTTTTTCTCTATCAAAACTTCTTAAGACCCCATTTACAAATCTACCAACAGGTACACTAAATTTCTTTTTAGTAAGCTCAGTTGCCTCCCAAATAACCCCTTTTGAATCACTATTCATAAAAGTTAATTGATAGATAGAAAGTCTTAAAAGTTGTTTTTGCCAATCTTTTTTTATCTCTTTAACTTTTTTAGAAATCACATAGTCCAAAAATATTCTATTTCTAATAACTCCGTAGAACACTTCAGTTATAAATCCTCTCTCTTTTTCAGACAGATTATTTTCTCTAAAATACTCATTAAGAGCGATGTTAGAAAATTTTCCATTATCAACTTCTGATAAAAGACTTATAATTCTTTGCTTAATATTCAAAATTTTCCTCCTAATATTTCTTCTTACTCTTTATCCAATTTATATAATAAACTTCCCACAATCATTGCTGTAATTCCTCCTGAAAGTTTAGCAATTATCACAGGAAACACCATTGATTTATCAATTCCAGCAGTAAATCCCAAATGGCTACCAAACACAAAAGCCCCACTTACAGAGAAAGCTATATTCATAATCTTTCCTTTAGCGTCCATTTTATCAACCATTGAAAGCATTGGGATATTATGTGCAAGACAAGCTATAAATCCTACAACAGAAGTTTCATTGACACCGATTAAAGTCCCTACCTTTTGTAAAGGTTTTGCAAAAACTTTTGTTATAAAATGTGTCAATGGAAAAGCCCCCGAAAGCACCATTCCGATTTTACACACTGTCTCACTAGCCTCTAGTGCTGAAAAAAGATTTGGAACTAATGTTACACCAGTTAAAATTCTCACACTCTCAAGCAAAAGTCCAATAGTAATAAGGATTGTCATAAATTTTCCAAAGAGCGAAAAAGATTTTGCTACCTTTTTTGGATATTTAAAAAGTAAAATCCCCAAAAGAACTGTGATAATAAATGTAGGAATAAGATTAATAATTAAAAATTTTACTCCAAATCCTGCAACAATCCCACCGATAAAGCAACCTAATGGTATAGTTAAAATCCCTGCTAGTATCCCCTTAGATAGATATTTTTCGTCGGATTTCTTAACCATTCCCATAGCCACTGGTATTGAAAAAGAAAGTGTTGCTCCAAGTGTAGCACTTAAAATAAGTCCACCTAATACAGCTCCCTCATGGCTTTTAGCAATCTCGCTACCTAAAGACCAACCTCCCATATCATTTGCAAGAATTGTCCCTGCAAAAAGAGCTGGATCAGCCCCAATCATTTCATAAAATGGTGTGATAATAGGTTTTAATCCCTTTGCAATTACAGGAGAAAGTGAGATTATCCCAATCATTGAAAGAGCCAGTGGACCCATTGCCATTATTCCCTCTTCAAACTTTTTACCATAACCAAATCTGTTGCCAAACATTCTGTCAACAGCCCCAATAATCATAAATACTACCATAATGTAGATAATAAGAGTGTTAATTTCCATAAATTTCCCCCAAAATTTTGTTCTTCCAACATTTCTTCAAAGAGCAAATAAAATCTTGTTAAATTATCATTATTTTATCTACTTTTTTTAATTATACATTAGATTTAGTATATCATTTTATCAGCTAAATTCAAAGCTAAAATTTTAATTTTTATATATTTTATAGTTAGTTTCTTTCCCACAAAACTATATTTTTAAAAATCTAATTTGCCAATAAGCTCATTTTGTTTAAATAATTATTTCTCACTCTCTTTCATAATTTTTTTAAGATAAATTATAAACCAAAAGTTAGGGTTTTAAGAGTTTCTAAAATCTCTTATCAATTTCATCTCTTAAAAAATATTTTAAAATTTTTCTTTGATTAAAATGTTGACAATTAAGGAAAATTTAACTTTTAAAAAATCATTTTTGTTTTAGATATTGACTTTTATAAGAATGTAAGGTATACTATTATTACAAAAATGTTAAAATAGAATACATTTTAAATTCACTTTTTTTCAGGGAGGCGGTTATGATGGTTAATCAATACAATGGTGATGGAAAAAAAGAAGGTTTATGGGTAAAATATTTTGAAAACGGTAAAGTAAAAGAGGAAAAAAACTACGTTAACGGTGTTAGAGAGGGAGAATACAAATGCTACTACTCTAATGGACAAATCGAAACAAGAAAATTCTACAAAGGTGGAAATCTTGACGGAGTTTACGAAACATTTTTATCAAATGGTGCAAGAGATGTTATGTATCATCTAGTTAATGGAGAGATGGTTGGTAGATATGAGGCTTTCTATCCTAACGGACAAACTAAAAAGTTAGTTGAATATGTGGACTCTAAAAATACTAAGACTAATATTTCTTTCTTCATAGATGGTAAAGTTCAAAAAGATTGTAATATTAAAGACGGAAAACTTTCTGGTGCTTATAAAGAATACTACTCTAATGGACAAATATATATAAATGCCTTTTATGAAAATGGTGAATTAAATGGAGAGTACAGAGAATACGACGAGAGCGGTACTCTTGTAAAAGAATGTGTTTATAAAAATAATAAAATAGAAAAATAATAAGATTTTTAGGGAGTGGCAACCATCACTCCCTTTTTTTATTATCTTCTAAGTCAAATTTCTTGACTTTTTAATAAAAATAAGCTATAATTCAGGTAACAAAAATAATATGTCCAAGTTTTAAACCTCTTTTACTTTTATTAAGTAAAGGGGTTTATTTCTTTTTATCTAACTTTCTTATTAAAATTATCATAAGTATCACAGTAATTGGTCTTAAAATATTATTAATTGGTTCTAATAAATCACTGATATTTTTTAAAATTTCCATATAGTCCTCTTGGTTTTTAAGTATGAGAGAGATGGGGCTTTCGCCCCTTGTGTATTATTTTCTCAACTCTCTTATAATAAAGATTATCGATACTGTGTAATACACAATTTCTAATATCTCTCTCAATATGTCCAAGTTTCCTCACCTCCTATGAGGTTATTATATCACAAAAATTAAAACTTTTTTAATCTTTTAAAGAAAATTATTTCTACATTATCTAGAGTGAAAATATAAGATATTCATCTAAATTTTTTGGTATGTCCTAAAAAAATCTAACAAAAGTAAAAGTTTTTTTTGCTTATATCCTTGATATTTTTACCTTTTAAATGGTATAATGTATTTGAATGTGGTTTATTTATGAGAGGTGAAAATAAATGAGAGAAGAATATTCGATTAAAACGAGAGAAAATTTTTGTACCGAAATTAGTATTCCCGGTTCTAAATCTATGACAACGAGAGCACTTATTTTGGCAGCTTTATCAGAAAATCCAGTTATACTTAAAAACCCACTTTTTAGTGATGACACAGTGCAAATGATAGAGTGTCTTACTAAATTAGGAAACAAAATCTTAGTATCAGATGACAAACACTATATAAAAATATCTGGTAATAAGAAGAGAGAGTTTGGAAAGAAAACTCTTCATGTTGGGAACTCTGCATCAGTTATGAAGTTTCTAATCTCTTATGTAGCAACAGGTAGAGGAGAAATAACCATAGACGCATCATCAAGAGTTTCATCAAGACCTATAAGGGAGTTTGTAGATAGTATAAGAGAATTAGGAATAGAGATAGAATATGTAAAAAAATCTGGATTCCTACCTATAAAAATATTTGCTAAAGGAACAACTAACAATACAATAAAAGTTTCTGGTAGAAATAGCAGTCAATATTTATCATCTGTTTTATTATCAGCATCATACTTTAATAGTGATATAAATATAATTACTTCACACAAAATAACTTCAAAATCTTATGTTGACATTACCCTAAAAATGTTACACGACTTTGGAGCAAATATAGAAAAAACAGAAACAGGATATTTAGTTAAAAAATCAAAATACAACACTGTAAAAGGTTACTTAATCGAGGGAGATATGGCATCAGCCTCTTACTTCCTTGCAGCAGCACTTATTACAAACAGTACAATAAAAATAAATAATTTTTCATACAACAGTATTCAAGGAGATTATAAATTCTTAGAAATCCTTGAAAATCTAGGTCTTCAAGTAATAGAGAGGACAAAAACTTCTATCACTGTAAAAGGTGTAGAATCTTTTGATGGATTCTCTCTTGACCTTAATAGAACTCCAGACTTAGTACCAACTCTTGCAATAGTTGCCCTATTTGCTAAATCTCCATCAGAGATTTTAAACGTTGCAAACCTAAGAACTAAAGGTGGAGATAGACTTAACTCTATTCGTACAGAGATCAAAAAAATCAACGGAAGTGCCACAGATCTTCCAGACGGATTAAAAATCATACCTAAGAAAATAGGTACTTATAAAGGTGGAGTTATGGAAACATACAACGACCACAGACTTGCTATGAGTTTCTCACTAGTTGGTCTTAAAGTCCCTGAAATCTCTATAACTAATCCACATTGTGTATCAAAAGTTTTTCCAAACTTTTTCACAGAATTTGAAAATATTTATAAATAGTTAGCTTGGGAGGGAAAGTATAGGAATGTTTTTCGGGTCTGCTCAAAAAATAGAAAAATTAAATAGTACTATCATAGAAAAAGACAAAGAGATAGAGGAACTTAAGCAAAAATTAAAATTAAGTGAAGATAATGCAATAATTAATGTAGAAAGTTTTAAATCTCTTAACAGTAAAATAGATATTTTAGAAAACGAAAAGAGAGATTTAACTCTTAAGATAGAATCTTTATCAAAGGAACTAGAAAATTCTTCTAAATCAATAGTATCTCTTAATCAACTAGAAATAATGGAAAAAAATCTTAAAAAAGCCAAAGATGACAATAAGTCTCTTAGCATTGAAAGAGATAGTTTAAAAGAGAGAGTGAACACCCTTGAGGCTAAAGTGTCTCAAGTAGAAAATTCTTCTGTATCACCTAAGCAAATGGAGATAATGGAGAGAAATCTAAAAAACGCTAGAAATGAAAATTTAGAACTTAAAGAAAAATTATCACACTATGAAGAAACTGCAAAAGAGGTCGTAAGAATTAAAATCGAAGAAAGACCTAGAGAGTTTTCAGAAAATGCCATTATCTTAGACGAATTTAAGTATAAGATTTTGACAGAAGATTTTTATAATGCAACTAAGTTTAAAGAAATAAAAGATTTTTTAGTAAAAAATGATTACCTATTTATAAATGACATTGAGGATTTAGCCTCTATCGAGGGCATAGAAAAACGTAAAAACTTTAAATCAGCCTATGCTAAATTTCAAAACTTTAAAAATGGTGTAGTACCTTTAGAGGACAGAGTTTTACTTTGCAAAGGTGCTAAAGTCCAAAAAATATTTAAGTCTTATAGAAAGTTTACAAACTATCTTCTTGATAACAATATGGAATATATGTTTGACCTTGACGGTGCAGATTTCAAAGCTCTTTCTGTAAAAGCTAGTATTATGGCAAAATCTGTAAAAGATATAATGACAGTTGCTGAGAAGTATTTTGAAACTTACAAAATAAAATAGTGGAGGGATACCCTTGAAAAATATACTTGTTGGGGTTTGTGGTGGGATTGCTGCTTACAAATCAGCCAATATAATTTCAAAACTTAAGAAAAAAGGTTATAATGTAAAAGTTATAATGACAGAAAATGCTACAAAAATAATAACTCCTCTTACTCTTGAAACTTTATCAAGAAACAAAGTGGTTGTTGATATGTGGGATATAAATAGAAGATACGAAGTAGAACATATATCTTTGGCAGAGTGGGCAGATTTAGTTTTAATCGCTCCTGCTACTTATAATATAGTAGGAAAAATTGCAAACGGTATAGCTGACGATATGCTTTCTACTGTGATTTCTGCTTGTACAAAACCAAAATATTTAGCTCTTGCTATGAATGTAAATATGTATGAAAACCCAATCTTAAAAGAAAATATTTCTAAATTAGAGAGATTTGGATATAACTTTATCGAGGCTGACGAGGGATTTTTAGCTTGCAATGCCAATGCTAAAGGACGTCTAAAAAATGAAGACGAGATTGTAGAGATAATCGAAAAAGCTCTAAATGATGAAAACAAAGATTTACTAAAAGGTAAAAAAATCCTTATCACTGCTGGAAGAACAGAAGAACCTATCGATCCAGTTAGATATTTAAGTAATAACTCTAGTGGTCAAATGGGATATGCTCTGGCTAGTGAAGCTGTAAGAATGGGAGCTCGTGTAACTTTAGTTTCTGGACCTACAAATCTTCCAAGACCAAAAGGTTTAAAAGAGTTTGTTCAAACAAGAAGTGCAATGGATATGTATGAGGCTGTAATGGCAAGATTTGACGAACAAGATATCGGTATTGCTTGTGCAGCTGTAGCTGATTATAAGCCAAAATTCTATTCAGAACAAAAAATTAAAAAAGCTGATGATGATTTAGTTATAGTTTTAGATAGAAATCCAGATATACTTTATAATATGGGACAAAAAAAATCTCATCAAATGTTAGTTGGATTTGCTGCTGAAACAGAAAATATAATCGAAAATGCTAAGAAAAAACTTGTTAAAAAGAACCTTGATATGATAGTGGCTAACAATGCACACAATATGAGAAGTTCTAATAACTCAGCTACTTTCTTGAAAAAAGACGGTTCATCAATAGATATTCCTGAAAAAACTAAGATAGAACTAGCTGTGGATATATTAAAAGAAGTTTCAAAATTAAAATAAATATTAAAAAATTAAGGCTATTGCAAATTTAAAAAATGCAGTAGCCTTTTTTTATTTGCTAAAAAATTTGGATATTCTCTCTTCATATAGTATAATTATATTATAACGAACAAGGAGGCTCTATTATGATAATACTTATTACAATTATAGCTTTAGGAGTTTTATTTGGTTTATTTCTTATGTCCACATACAACAAACTGGTAAAAAACAGAATGTATGTAGAGGAAAGTTTTTCAACTATTGACACTTATTTAAAGAGAAGATATGACCTTATACCAAATCTTGTAGAGACAGTAAAAGGTGCTAAGAACTATGAATCTGAAACTTTAGAACGTGTTATCCGTGCTAGAAACTCTTATCTTTCAGCTAGCACACCTGAGGAAAAAATCTCTAATGAAAAACAAGTATCTGGATTTTTAGGAAAACTTTTTGCACTGCAAGAATCATACCCTGATTTAAAAGCAAATGAAAGCTTTGTAACTTTACAGACTCAACTTTCTAAGATTGAAGAAGATATTTTACAAGCTAGAAAATACTACAATGGTTGTGTTAGAAATTATAATGTCTCTTGTGAAACATTCCCTAGCAACATTATAGCTGGTATGTTTAACTTCAAGAAATATCCTTTCTTCACTATTGAAAATCAGGAGGAAAAGGAAAATGTTAAAGTTAGTTTCTAGTATATTTTTTCTGTTTTGCTCTTTGGTTTTTGCTGACAATGGCTATATAATCAAAGAATACAATTCGGACATCAAGATAAATGAAAAAAATATCTACACAGTAGAGGAAAATATAAAAGTAAATTTTAGAGAGCCAAGACGTGGTATCTATCGTGTTATACCTGAATATTTTAATGGCAGAGAGATAAAGGTTTCAAATATAGATACTAGTGAAATGGCTCATATAAAAGATGAGGGAAAATATATTTATA
Proteins encoded in this region:
- the coaBC gene encoding bifunctional phosphopantothenoylcysteine decarboxylase/phosphopantothenate--cysteine ligase CoaBC → MKNILVGVCGGIAAYKSANIISKLKKKGYNVKVIMTENATKIITPLTLETLSRNKVVVDMWDINRRYEVEHISLAEWADLVLIAPATYNIVGKIANGIADDMLSTVISACTKPKYLALAMNVNMYENPILKENISKLERFGYNFIEADEGFLACNANAKGRLKNEDEIVEIIEKALNDENKDLLKGKKILITAGRTEEPIDPVRYLSNNSSGQMGYALASEAVRMGARVTLVSGPTNLPRPKGLKEFVQTRSAMDMYEAVMARFDEQDIGIACAAVADYKPKFYSEQKIKKADDDLVIVLDRNPDILYNMGQKKSHQMLVGFAAETENIIENAKKKLVKKNLDMIVANNAHNMRSSNNSATFLKKDGSSIDIPEKTKIELAVDILKEVSKLK
- a CDS encoding toxin-antitoxin system YwqK family antitoxin; this translates as MVNQYNGDGKKEGLWVKYFENGKVKEEKNYVNGVREGEYKCYYSNGQIETRKFYKGGNLDGVYETFLSNGARDVMYHLVNGEMVGRYEAFYPNGQTKKLVEYVDSKNTKTNISFFIDGKVQKDCNIKDGKLSGAYKEYYSNGQIYINAFYENGELNGEYREYDESGTLVKECVYKNNKIEK
- the rsmB gene encoding 16S rRNA (cytosine(967)-C(5))-methyltransferase RsmB gives rise to the protein MNIKQRIISLLSEVDNGKFSNIALNEYFRENNLSEKERGFITEVFYGVIRNRIFLDYVISKKVKEIKKDWQKQLLRLSIYQLTFMNSDSKGVIWEATELTKKKFSVPVGRFVNGVLRSFDREKDEIIKDLRDNKRFDIIYSYPKWFVEKINEDYPEDLEKVLISLKKIPYMAVRVNTLKYSCDEFEKYLSERNIKIIKKVDTVYYINSGVVIYSEEFKEGKIIAQDGASYLAVKNLNPQCGESVLDSCSAPGSKSVLIGEFMKNKGEVLSLDIYPHKIKLIEENAKKMGIDIIRAVKLDARKIKEQGKQFDKILVDAPCSGYGVIRKKPEALYNKNFDNVEELATLQYEILESASNNLKVGGELVYSTCTITKEENTKNVAKFLANHPNFESVKVQIPENVQGEYDEVGGFLINYQEEIVDNFYIAKITKKY
- the eutH gene encoding ethanolamine utilization protein EutH yields the protein MEINTLIIYIMVVFMIIGAVDRMFGNRFGYGKKFEEGIMAMGPLALSMIGIISLSPVIAKGLKPIITPFYEMIGADPALFAGTILANDMGGWSLGSEIAKSHEGAVLGGLILSATLGATLSFSIPVAMGMVKKSDEKYLSKGILAGILTIPLGCFIGGIVAGFGVKFLIINLIPTFIITVLLGILLFKYPKKVAKSFSLFGKFMTILITIGLLLESVRILTGVTLVPNLFSALEASETVCKIGMVLSGAFPLTHFITKVFAKPLQKVGTLIGVNETSVVGFIACLAHNIPMLSMVDKMDAKGKIMNIAFSVSGAFVFGSHLGFTAGIDKSMVFPVIIAKLSGGITAMIVGSLLYKLDKE
- a CDS encoding LemA family protein, whose amino-acid sequence is MIILITIIALGVLFGLFLMSTYNKLVKNRMYVEESFSTIDTYLKRRYDLIPNLVETVKGAKNYESETLERVIRARNSYLSASTPEEKISNEKQVSGFLGKLFALQESYPDLKANESFVTLQTQLSKIEEDILQARKYYNGCVRNYNVSCETFPSNIIAGMFNFKKYPFFTIENQEEKENVKVSF
- the aroA gene encoding 3-phosphoshikimate 1-carboxyvinyltransferase, producing MREEYSIKTRENFCTEISIPGSKSMTTRALILAALSENPVILKNPLFSDDTVQMIECLTKLGNKILVSDDKHYIKISGNKKREFGKKTLHVGNSASVMKFLISYVATGRGEITIDASSRVSSRPIREFVDSIRELGIEIEYVKKSGFLPIKIFAKGTTNNTIKVSGRNSSQYLSSVLLSASYFNSDINIITSHKITSKSYVDITLKMLHDFGANIEKTETGYLVKKSKYNTVKGYLIEGDMASASYFLAAALITNSTIKINNFSYNSIQGDYKFLEILENLGLQVIERTKTSITVKGVESFDGFSLDLNRTPDLVPTLAIVALFAKSPSEILNVANLRTKGGDRLNSIRTEIKKINGSATDLPDGLKIIPKKIGTYKGGVMETYNDHRLAMSFSLVGLKVPEISITNPHCVSKVFPNFFTEFENIYK